In Babylonia areolata isolate BAREFJ2019XMU chromosome 19, ASM4173473v1, whole genome shotgun sequence, a single window of DNA contains:
- the LOC143293367 gene encoding uncharacterized protein LOC143293367, producing the protein MDFSSLDLLASTALRDNSPTHTDSTNTPSEPHHPQNNHHDSVENDEDDDEADGYRDSVKETDSTSDGEDLTQKEMGSVKCGKHKKNSAKPMSIFVRDGKCVAKHLATDTACHKETGSEMTGDSNRTGPHKVNSTEQEGDSNPQNITVLCNMAPKSPTQTVDREVNPGSTNLPVCNGVSSSDLQTHTKTMDESAPQETLGERCATADLLVVSPKSESSHDPLVISCTKPAQDSGRVTERNCDGASAQSSSDSSPTPVVACEAGEKDSGGQHQEKQVDRKCLHTEAGSGQCNWDSPSSVLHSVPDTQSSEVKSPVEKGKDIDSTPPAGKNLVSKVPDTAVESRTFSNCDVSCSQTEVKADEENSPCTKNSLDQNTGSSGNKDSQPPTDADNSQVKNILSPPPPPPRIQTLDFSVALLDHTYCFRSKVRLLENTDDSGDAFESADENVSADEIERRPRSLSVDSMYLQYNVAGLPSQQEALTQNDKLGLLSPTLSVDSISNDSSLSEHSTTAGGQCYSILVGSPNPKGTRARQNHPSADSPSCEKSGEGVCRTGTSVLGADANSSVVDTNTVMAVGPKCGKFRIGTFGSFSNYSHLELEKDNKKSKVKNGLSTDPVIKPFSSPAVASPGSPFPLLQSPGLEWDRSDAGSEAPDDLDSSTTEDKFLSSSHDSEAFGTTVSQVWRHPVFHDHDYCSKEVSEEYLGKPVAPTPQLKSGKRKYVKKKDRQDYEEEKLKKGKYLKRELLKQDNRFNLGAGRGMENRTVAARSSLLAESLTTKPNPVGRPRKRTEKQLEEYDTETGTKMKITGKYQDQYVYYLNKSSRNRRRKVDEKMPPGDKIILPAPKPGDIVVPHLSDADCEAIRRGGRMALLNSGPHPVPSVQLPHTDSGDMDSSIVNTILSMETEHGNLQSPLPVYDGVGHSEDFADIEGNLTSEQVKMLFDCLEMEETTTSQELDLFTTAEAVSAPSTTVDSLAVTSVAEDLMVPPCTTTTSESVSLLAKADPSSPEQVKLEQDSLSCDMKADLESSESKPLVHSMPAPPTSQPSVEKNLEFLKTPFFPESSSATSYPESSVTSSFPESVVVSSGSHGLFSPAPMSTLMGPLPDSKSDDVNETPWIVTVTLYWNDIPAIVINNVPHVRLVDIHRQILPAKDTGILKKRCQLMNIQVSNCSEMQRYFLVQYGRAHNSKSTLVISKDEAQRLITYYAHPPPRNLRGEEGGGLRRSSSYAELRSIMERPNSVGRHPTLPFNQPRKKGGFRRRPLPTRSHNPSPEPVPAPVLPVMEPLLVSPPLAAPTSPAKGLRHKKINFREMLKGEDSSSQLSPLTDEVEADDCTLEEEAAVVKGRGSKAPAVAGAKKRRGPKEPGVGPPAKRGRRAWRKKSEGKEAGPKTAVETKVVAKETPSPVMGAKNKKRSPGSSAAGTLSASGRSPKSKYGPIKVNVKSLVSSMGSLADGSQPRKKNLFGRKPSSTDVVVDGPEEAAAVHPNPLRVLKISHQDMEATSPPTPHVLSPTAEVHLDLYNRASSPCVKCRTCHKFLSVADFLKHQHVSGEGGKDTGSKPQQTDVGPGGQRRILVPMNKENISLEEQRLWNEFVALQESLDHSASVASMGAYPLTPLSPASPVGSSANTFGDVHSPGVDHSHLMTMTPESPHPPPCCLHNGHQMGLDMETAAQPVVMDTTAPVNTDPCSASDPHGILPFPSESYPWDSQLQSSPSPLSPPLPTCTQKEEKCLLNNVDSSDREVQSNLKPVTAGKKQWSLQRQRRNSPNNTNIRTSSRKRETKRLYSFEKYEFSVGGKKGGRGETDTQDLVDDLPDSLMDDGRVAINSTVLHLASDTLQEPQNA; encoded by the exons ATGGATTTCTCCTCTTTAGACCTGCTGGCTTCCACTGCACTGCGAGACAATAGCCCTACCCACACCGACAGCACCAACACACCCTCAGAACCTCACCATCCCCAAAATAACCACCACGATTCTGTGGaaaatgatgaagacgatgacgaagcGGATGGCTATAGGGACAgtgtgaaagaaacagacagtacCAGTGACGGTGAGGACTTGACGCAGAAAGAAATGGGGTCTGTCAAGTGTGGTAAGCACAAGAAAAACTCAGCCAAACCGATGTCCATCTTTGTGCGAGATGGAAAGTGTGTTGCCAAGCATTTGGCGACTGACACAGCGTGCCACAAGGAGACTGGAAGTGAAATGACAGGAGATTCAAACAGGACTGGCCCGCACAAGGTGAACTCAACAGAACAGGAGGGGGACAGCAACCCCCAAAACATCACTGTTCTGTGTAACATGGCTCCCAAATCTCCCACACAAACCGTGGACAGGGAGGTGAATCCTGGAAGTACAAATCTGCCAGTCTGCAATGGAGTCAGCAGCTCAGATCTTCAGACACATACGAAAACTATGGATGAAAGTGCTCCACAGGAAACACTGGGAGAGAGATGTGCAACAGCAGATCTGTTAGTGGTGTCACCTAAAAGTGAATCATCACATGATCCCCTGGTTATATCTTGTACAAAACCAGCACAAGACTCTGGTCGGGTGACTGAGAGGAACTGTGATGGTGCCAGTGCTCAGTCATCCAGTGACTCTTCACCGACACCTGTAGTGGCTTGTGAAGCAGGAGAGAAGGACAGTGGTGGTCAGCATCAAGAAAAACAAGTGGACAGAAAGTGTTTGCACACAGAGGCTGGCAGTGGTCAATGTAATTGGGATTCGCCATCTTCTGTCTTGCACAGCGTCCCTGATACGCAGTCTTCAGAGGTGAAATCACCTGTGGAGAAGGGTAAAGACATTGACAGCACACCACCTGCTGGAAAGAATCTTGTATCAAAGGTTCCAGATACAGCAGTGGAAAGTAGAACCTTCAGTAACTGTGATGTGTCCTGCTCTCAGACTGAAGTGAAGGCAGATGAAGAGAACAGCCCCTGTACAAAAAATAGTTTGGACCAAAACACAGGCAGCTCGGGGAACAAGGATTCCCAACCCCCCACTGATGCAGACAACAGTCAAGTAAAGAAcattctgtccccaccccctcctccaccacgcaTTCAAACCCTTGATTTTTCAGTGGCTTTGCTGGATCATACCTATTGTTTTCGTTCCAAAGTGAGACTCCTGGAAAACACAGATGACAGTGGTGATGCATTTGAGTCAGCAGATGAAAATGTCTCAGCTGATGAGATCGAACGAAGACCCAGAAGCCTGTCTGTGGACAGCATGTATCTTCAGTACAATGTGGCAGGCTTACCCAGTCAGCAGGAAGCCCTGACACAAAATGACAAACTGggtctcctctcccccaccctgtctgtgGACTCCATTTCAAATGACTCTTCTCTGTCCGAACACTCCACCACTGCTGGCGGGCAGTGCTATTCTATTTTAGTGGGCAGTCCCAACCCCAAGGGAACAAGGGCTCGACAAAATCACCCCTCAGCAGACAGTCCAAGCTGTGAGAAGTCAGGTGAAGGGGTCTGTCGGACAGGTACCAGCGTGCTTGGGGCTGATGCTAACTCTAGCGTCGTGGACACCAACACTGTGATGGCTGTTGGACCTAAGTGCGGCAAGTTCCGAATTGGTACGTTTGGTTCCTTCAGCAACTATTCTCATTTGGAGTTGgagaaggacaacaagaaaagTAAAGTGAAGAATGGACTGTCCACGGATCCTGTGATCAAACCTTTCTCCTCCCCTGCTGTGGCCTCCCCTGGATCGCCGTTCCCCCTTCTTCAGTCGCCTGGCTTAGAGTGGGACCGTTCAGATGCTGGTTCAGAGGCGCCCGACGATCTGGATTCATCCACAACCGAAGATAAATTCTTGAGCAGCTCACATGATTCTGAAGCTTTTGGCACTACTGTCAGTCAGGTTTGGCGCCATCCTGTATTCCATGATCATGATTACTGCAGCAAAGAAGTGTCTGAAGAATATTTAGGCAAGCCTGTTGCTCCAACACCTCAGCTTAAGTCTGGGAAGCGGAAGTatgtaaagaaaaaagacagacaagactaTGAAGAAGAGAAACTGAAGAAAGGGAAGTACCTGAAGCGTGAACTGTTGAAGCAGGATAATCGATTTAATCTGGGTGCGGGTCGTGGCATGGAGAACCGAACAGTAGCAGCCAGGTCTTCCCTCCTGGCTGAATCCCTCACCACCAAACCCAATCCAGTGGGTCGACCAAGGAAGCGCACAGAGAAGCAGCTGGAAGAATACGATACAGAGACTGGTACCAAGATGAAAATCACTGGCAAGTATCAGGACCAATACGTCTACTACCTCAACAAATCATCACGCAATCGTCGACGAAAGGTGGATGAGAAAATGCCCCCAGGAGACAAGATAATCTTGCCTGCCCCCAAACCTGGCGATATTGTAGTGCCCCATCTTTCTGACGCTGACTGTGAAGCGATTCGTCGTGGGGGCAGAATGGCTTTGCTCAACAGTGGCCCTCACCCTGTCCCCTCTGTACAGTTACCTCACACTGACAGTGGGGACATGGACAGCAGTATCGTCAACACTATCTTAAGCATGGAAACGGAGCATGGAAATCTGCAGTCACCTCTTCCTGTGTATGATGGGGTTGGCCACAGTGAGGACTTTGCCGACATAGAGGGCAATCTGACGTCAGAGCAAGTCAAGATGTTGTTTGACTGCTTGGAAATGGAAGAGACCACTACCAGCCAAGAACTGGATCTGTTCACCACTGCTGAGGCAGTCTCTGCGCCCTCAACAACAGTTGACAGTCTTGCAGTAACAAGTGTGGCAGAAGACTTGATGGTACCtccctgtaccacaaccacttcAGAATCTGTTTCTCTGCTAGCGAAGGCGGATCCCAGTTCCCCAGAACAGGTGAAGCTGGAGCAAGACAGTTTGAGTTGTGATATGAAAGCAGACCTGGAGTCCAGTGAGAGCAAACCGCTGGTCCACAGCATGCCAGCACCACCAACCAGTCAGCCTTCAGTGGAGAAGAACCTGGAATTTCTGAAAACACCATTTTTTCCAGAATCATCATCAGCAACTTCCTATCCAGAATCGTCAGTTACCTCCTCTTTTCCAGAATCAGTTGTGGTATCGTCCGGGTCCCATGGACTGTTTTCACCAGCACCCATGTCCACTCTGATGGGGCCCCTGCCTGACAGCAAGTCAGACGATGTCAATGAGACCCCCTGGATTGTGACAGTGACCCTGTACTGGAACGACATCCCAGCCATCGTCATCAACAATGTGCCGCACGTCAGGCTGGTGGATATCCACCGCCAGATCCTGCCAGCCAAGGACACAGGCATCTTGAAGAAAAGGTGCCAGCTGATGAACATCCAGGTGTCCAACTGCAGCGAAATGCAGCGATACTTCCTAGTGCAATATGGCCGTGCACACAACTCCAAGAGCACGCTGGTCATCAGTAAGGACGAGGCCCAGCGTCTCATCACCTACTACGCTCATCCCCCACCTCGAAACCTGCgaggtgaggaagggggtgggttgagGCGCAGTTCCAGCTACGCAGAGTTACGGTCCATCATGGAGAGGCCAAACAGCGTGGGGCGCCATCCCACCTTGCCCTTCAATCAACCCAGGAAGAAAGGGGGATTCAGACGTCGGCCACTGCCCACTCGCAgtcacaa CCCCAGCCCCGAGCCAGTCCCTGCCCCTGTGCTGCCCGTCATGGAGCCACTGCTGGTCAGCCCGCCCCTTGCTGCACCCACTTCACCTGCTAAGGGACTTAGGCACAAGAAGATCAACTTCCGTGAAATGCTCAAGGGAGAAGACTCTTCCTCCCAGTTGTCTCCCCTGACAGATGAAGTGGAAGCGGATGACTGTACCCTGGAGGAGGAGGCAGCAGTTGTCAAGGGGAGAGGGTCCAAAGCGCCGGCTGTTGCTGGAGCCAAGAAACGGAGAGGCCCCAAGGAACCAGGAGTGGGGCCTCCTGCAAAACGGGGGCGCAGAGCCTGGCGCAAAAAGAGTGAGGGGAAGGAGGCAGGCCCCAAGACGGCTGTGGAAACTAAGGTGGTGGCAAAAGAAACACCCAGCCCCGTGATGGGCGCCAAGAACAAGAAGCGGTCACCAGGGTCCTCCGCCGCTGGCACCCTGAGCGCGTCGGGCCGCTCGCCCAAGTCCAAGTACGGCCCTATCAAGGTGAACGTCAAGAGCCTGGTCAGCTCCATGGGGTCCCTGGCTGACGGAAGTCAGCCACGGAAGAAGAACTTGTTTGGCCGGAAGCCCAGCAGCACGGATGTGGTGGTGGACGGGCCAGAGGAGGCGGCGGCAGTGCACCCTAACCCGCTGCGTGTCCTCAAAATTTCACACCAAGACATGGAGGCCAcgtcccctcccactccccacgtCCTCTCCCCCACAGCTGAAGTGCATCTGGACTTGTACAACCGAGCCAGCTCTCCCTGTGTGAAGTGTCGTACCTGCCACAAGTTTCTGTCGGTGGCCGACTTCCTGAAGCACCAGCATGTgagcggggaaggggggaaggacaCAGGCAGCAAACCGCAGCAAACAGACGTGGGTCCCGGTGGTCAGCGCCGCATCCTGGTGCCCATGAACAAGGAGAACATCTCCTTGGAGGAGCAGCGCTTGTGGAATGAGTTTGTGGCCCTTCAGGAAAGTCTGGACCACTCCGCCAGCGTGGCCAGCATGGGGGCCTACCCTTTGACTCCGCTGTCCCCCGCCTCCCCTGTGGGCAGCTCTGCCAACACCTTTGGGGATGTGCACTCCCCAGGTGTGGACCACTCACACCTGATGACAATGACTCCAGAGTCGCCACACCCCCCGCCCTGCTGTCTACACAATGGACACCAGATGGGGCTGGACATGGAGACAGCAGCACAGCCTGTTGTCATGGACACCACTGCTCCAGTCAACACTGATCCCTGTTCTGCTTCAGACCCTCATGGAATCTTGCCCTTTCCAAGCGAATCCTACCCTTGGGACTCCCAACTGCAGAGTTCCCCttctcccctgtccccccctctcccgacatgcacacagaaagaagagaaatgtTTACTTAATAATGTAGACTCTAGTGATCGAGAGGTTCAGTCCAACCTCAAGCCTGTCACTGCAGGTAAGAAACAGTGGTCCTTGCAGCGACAAAGAAGAAATTCCCCTAACAACACGAACATTCGCACCAGTTCACGAAAGCGTGAGACCAAGCGACTATACAGTTTTGAGAAATACGAGTTCAGTGTAGGAGGCAAAAAGggtgggcggggagagacagacactcaggaCCTTGTAGATGATCTCCCAGACAGCCTGATGGATGACGGTCGTGTTGCCATCAACAGTACTGTGCTGCACCTGGCTTCCGACACCTTGCAGGAGCCACAAAATGCttag